The genomic stretch TTTAAGTTTTTTACATACCTTTGTTAATATCTATATTTTTACCGAACTATTATTTATTACAGTTGCTGCAAATAAAAACATTAAAATAAATAAAATTTTTGTTTTCATAGTTTTGCGCTTTATATTGTTTATACAGCAAAACAACAACACTATCATTGCAAAATAAATAAAATTCCGATAAGTTGGATTATTTAAGGAGTATAATTGATTTAATGTAGACTGAAATTATACCAATTGTTATACTCGTTCTTATCAGGTTTGAAAGGCAAAACTGTTTAGAACGAGTTATACCGTACAGAAAACAAAAAATATTTTTGCAAAACTCTTTTCTGTCGGTATAAATTAAAATTAAAGTAAAAAAGGATATCATTGAACAACGAACATTCTATTCAATAGAGCCGCTTAAATCAACAATCAGTGTGTTTTTATCATAGTATTCCTGGTTGTTTGATACAGTTATCCTGCCTTCAACATATGAATTAGCTGTTAATGTATCAAGATTTTTAATGTGCAATGCCAGGTATGAATGTTGTCGTGCTTTAAAATTATATGTCCATTCCACAGATGAAACAGTGTCGCATTTTAAACCGTCAACATTATAATAAGAGATACTAAACTTTTTGGAAGTTCCACTGGCTTTATAAAGCACTTTGTATTTTTTGGTCCACGGAAAATTATGGTCTTCGCAACTTGCGAGTAAAAAGATTGAAAATAATATAAAGATTATTTTTTTCATATGAATTGAATACGTCAAATGTAGAAAAATCTATTTAATCAACAAATTTTATTGAGAAAAATATTTAATAAAATCATATATACAGAAAGCGCTATATGTTAATTCTATATCTCATGAACATACGCTCCCGATTTCAATACTGCATAGCATGGGATGTCTATCGTTTTGCATTCGTTTAACCATGCTTCAGTTTTCTTCATTGAATTTGATGAATCTATTATTACCAGCCTAGGTTTATATGAATGAAGCAGGTTTGAAATATTGGTTTTAATATTTCCTGATAATATTAGATAATCCACGTTTAATCCTGAACTTGCAATACTTTGAAAGTTATATTCATTTACTATGGCAATT from Bacteroidales bacterium encodes the following:
- a CDS encoding membrane lipoprotein lipid attachment site-containing protein, producing the protein MKKIIFILFSIFLLASCEDHNFPWTKKYKVLYKASGTSKKFSISYYNVDGLKCDTVSSVEWTYNFKARQHSYLALHIKNLDTLTANSYVEGRITVSNNQEYYDKNTLIVDLSGSIE